In the Pseudolabrys taiwanensis genome, one interval contains:
- the ppsA gene encoding phosphoenolpyruvate synthase produces the protein MPQDCIRWFADIRVADVGQVGGKNASLGELYATLASADVRVPNGFAVTADAFRDVLTEAKAWEPLHRLLDGLDKRDIARLAAAGAEARRIVYAAADSGWLNEQVVRAYRQLEAEYGANVAVAVRSSATAEDLPNASFAGQHESYLNVSGPDALFEATRRCLASLFTDRAISYRIDNGFDHFKVALSVGVMKMVRAGNAASGVMFTLDTESGFRDVVFVSGIYGLGENIVQGVVDPDEFYVHKPTYRAGKRAVLSRALGRKHLRMIYAEDGGTRNVPVPEDMQARFCLDDDEVLKLAGDAIAIEQHYSANAGHSMPMDIEWAKDSEDGQLYVIQARPETVVSQRAQTGFETYALGAQGTALATGRAVGEKIASGAVRIVTDARQLTDFKPGEVLVAEQTTPDWEPVMKIAAAIVTERGGRTCHAAIVARELGVPAVVGAEDARRKLTGGAQVTVSCAEGEVGRVYDGALPIKTTKVEFAALKKPRTAIMLNLGNPDLAFRSAMLPSDGVGLARMEFIISEHIRVHPMALVHPERVTSPAAREEIAKLVRGYASPSDYFVRKLSEGIGTIGAAFYPKPVIVRLSDFKTNEYARLVGGEGFEPREENPMLGFRGAARYAHPAYREGFALECAALRRVREDMGLTNVLVMVPFCRRVEEARRVIETMAANSLKRGENGLEIYVMCEIPNNVIQIDAFAELFDGFSIGSNDLTQLTLGVDRDSDIVAFDFDERDPGMLEMLRLAVTGAKRNGRHVGICGEAPANYPEIASFLAKLGIDSISVNPSSLLHTIDVVAEAEGKT, from the coding sequence ATGCCGCAGGATTGCATTCGCTGGTTCGCCGATATCCGCGTTGCCGATGTCGGCCAAGTCGGCGGCAAGAACGCATCGCTCGGCGAGCTCTATGCGACGTTGGCCTCCGCGGACGTGCGCGTGCCCAATGGCTTTGCCGTGACCGCTGACGCCTTCCGCGACGTGCTCACCGAGGCCAAGGCCTGGGAACCATTGCACCGCCTGCTGGACGGCCTCGACAAGCGCGATATCGCACGCCTCGCCGCGGCCGGCGCGGAAGCACGCCGCATCGTCTATGCGGCGGCGGACAGCGGCTGGCTCAACGAACAGGTCGTGCGCGCCTATCGGCAGCTCGAGGCCGAATATGGCGCGAACGTCGCGGTCGCGGTGCGCAGTTCGGCAACCGCCGAAGACCTGCCGAATGCCAGCTTTGCCGGCCAGCACGAAAGTTATCTCAACGTCAGCGGGCCGGACGCGCTATTCGAGGCGACGCGGCGATGCCTCGCCTCGTTGTTCACCGACCGCGCCATCTCCTACCGGATCGACAACGGCTTCGATCACTTCAAGGTCGCGCTGTCGGTCGGCGTGATGAAGATGGTGCGAGCCGGCAATGCCGCCAGCGGCGTCATGTTCACGCTCGACACCGAGTCCGGTTTCCGCGATGTCGTGTTCGTCTCCGGCATTTACGGTCTCGGCGAGAACATCGTGCAGGGGGTCGTCGATCCGGACGAGTTCTATGTGCACAAGCCGACCTACCGCGCCGGCAAGCGCGCCGTGCTATCGCGCGCGCTCGGCCGCAAGCATCTGCGCATGATCTATGCCGAGGATGGTGGCACGCGGAACGTGCCGGTGCCGGAAGACATGCAGGCGCGCTTCTGTCTTGACGATGACGAAGTGCTCAAGCTTGCGGGCGATGCGATCGCCATCGAGCAGCACTATTCGGCCAATGCCGGGCATTCGATGCCGATGGATATCGAATGGGCGAAGGACAGCGAGGACGGTCAGCTTTACGTCATCCAGGCGCGGCCCGAGACGGTGGTGTCGCAACGGGCGCAGACGGGCTTCGAGACTTATGCGCTCGGCGCGCAAGGCACAGCGCTGGCAACGGGCCGGGCTGTTGGCGAGAAGATCGCATCCGGCGCGGTGCGCATTGTCACCGATGCGCGGCAGTTGACCGACTTCAAGCCGGGCGAGGTGCTGGTCGCCGAACAGACGACTCCGGATTGGGAGCCGGTGATGAAGATCGCCGCGGCCATCGTCACCGAGCGCGGCGGGCGCACCTGCCATGCCGCCATCGTCGCGCGCGAGCTGGGCGTGCCGGCGGTGGTTGGAGCCGAAGACGCGCGGCGGAAGTTGACGGGTGGCGCACAGGTGACGGTGTCGTGCGCCGAGGGTGAGGTCGGCCGCGTCTACGACGGTGCGCTGCCGATCAAGACCACCAAGGTCGAGTTCGCCGCGCTGAAAAAGCCGCGCACGGCGATCATGCTCAACCTGGGCAATCCCGATCTCGCCTTCCGCTCCGCCATGCTGCCGAGCGACGGCGTCGGCCTTGCCCGCATGGAGTTCATCATCAGCGAGCATATCCGCGTGCATCCGATGGCGTTGGTGCACCCGGAGAGGGTGACATCGCCGGCGGCGCGTGAGGAGATCGCCAAGCTCGTGCGTGGCTACGCGAGCCCGTCCGACTATTTCGTGCGCAAGCTGTCGGAAGGCATCGGCACCATCGGCGCGGCGTTCTACCCCAAGCCGGTGATCGTGCGCCTGTCTGACTTCAAGACCAACGAATATGCCCGGCTCGTCGGTGGCGAGGGCTTCGAGCCTCGGGAGGAGAACCCGATGCTGGGCTTCCGCGGCGCGGCGCGCTATGCGCATCCGGCCTACCGGGAAGGCTTCGCGCTGGAATGCGCGGCGCTTCGCCGCGTGCGCGAGGACATGGGCCTGACCAATGTGCTGGTGATGGTGCCGTTCTGCCGGCGCGTCGAGGAGGCCCGGCGCGTGATCGAGACGATGGCGGCGAACAGTCTCAAGCGCGGCGAGAACGGTCTCGAGATATACGTGATGTGCGAGATCCCCAACAACGTCATCCAGATCGATGCTTTCGCAGAACTGTTCGACGGCTTCTCCATCGGCTCCAACGACCTGACCCAGCTTACGCTCGGCGTCGACCGCGATTCCGACATCGTCGCTTTCGATTTCGACGAGCGCGATCCCGGCATGCTGGAGATGCTGCGGCTCGCCGTCACCGGCGCCAAGCGCAATGGCCGTCATGTCGGCATCTGCGGCGAGGCGCCGGCCAATTATCCGGAGATTGCCAGCTTCCTCGCCAAGCTCGGCATCGACTCGATCAGCGTCAATCCGTCCAGCCTGCTGCACACCATCGACGTGGTGGCCGAAGCGGAGGGAAAGACGTAA